The DNA window AGACCTGCTCGAACAATTTGTGGCGCTGTGGGACGGCGCGATAATCCCGGACTACCGCACTTTTCGCGCCCAGCTGAAACATATTTCCTTGGCCACGGTCGACCAAGTCAGTGGCGCATTGGCGATTCACCTTCGAGACATTGATCACCGAGATGTGCCGCAGCGAACACGGATCGCCTTCACGGACGATGACGACTGGTTCTCACCCGCCCTGTTTGCAGATCTCCCGCGCGCAGCGGTAAATGGCTACCGATGGGGCTCATGCCGCATCGGGTTCGACTTCGATCCAACTGCGCCCAACCCTGCGATCATCAGCCTTCGGCCTCTTTCGGAAGTCGTGTACACAAACAATTACGCAGTACAGGCGCTTGATGGCATCGATGAACTTCGAAAACTGTCTGACCATCGCCAGGCAAACAAGCGATTTCGTGAAAAAGCATTCGAATGCCTGAGCTCACCGGAGTATCTGTCGTGCGCCGTTAAACACCCCTGCAGTACGGTTGCAGCCCTCCATCTACTGCGAGATGCGGCATTCGTGAATGACCCCTACGCCGTGCTAGTGCGTTTTGTCACCGAACTAAACGATGCTGTAATCCCGGCAGGCGCCGAATGGATCGGCTCTCCGCTTCGGGAATTACGTTCAGCCGTAAGCGCGATGAAACCACGCTTCCGAAAAATTCGATCCGCCGCCCTCTTTAGAAATTAGCGGCACAGATCTGTTCTGGCACTCGAGAAAATGATTCCGGAACTCACGCTAGGTATACTGGTAATCTCGCGAATTTAGAAGCCTGAGTTGCCGAGTCGCGCGCCCCTAAGGCTGCTTCTTAGATCACCAAAGTTACTATTCGTGGATAGAGTGCAATGAGAAGACTGATAGTTGGCGAGGCAGCGCCCTGGTTCGACGGTCGGGAGGTAGCCGGCAATCCTCGCTTTGCATTCGACCAGGCGGGGGGTCGATGGGTCCTGCTGCTGTTCGCCGACACCATGGGGGATGACCGAACCAGATCCGCATTCGAGTGGGTTATGCATAACCGCACGCTCTTCGACGATCGCAGAACTGCATTCTTTGGCATAACGACAGATCCACAGGACGTTGCGCAACGCCGTGTAACGCAAGAGCTGCCTGGCATCCGGTGGTTCTTCGATGAACACCGCTCGGTTTCGCGGGCCTACGGTGCGGTCGCCGAGAGGGAGAGTTTCGAAGAGTACCATCCCCACTGGGTGTTACTTGATCCTACGATGAGGGTTCATGCCGTTGCCGATTTGCAAGACGCTCAAGATATCATTGGTTTGATGCGGACTGCTGCAGAAGCTGGCTCGATCCCCAGCCCGCAAGCTCCTGTGCTAATTGTGCCTAATATCCTGCCGCCAGAAATGTGTCGCCAACTAATTGCGACTTTTGAAACTCGTGGAGGCCGCAAAAGTGGCTTTATGCGTCAAATTGGCGACCGCACCCATCTCGTCGTGGATTCGCGCGCTAAGCGGCGGAGTGATTACAATATTGAAGAACCGCAACTTCGAGCGGCCTTGAAAAGCAGGATCTCACTTGCACTGCTGCCGATGATTTATCGTGCATTTCAGTTTAAGGTAACCCGTATCGAGAGGTACACTGTGGCTAAGTATGATGGAATCGAAAAAGGTTTCTTCACGGCTCACCGCGACAACACCACAGCTGGCACCGCTCACCGCAAATTCGCATGCACCATCAACCTAAACTCAGATGATTACGAGGGTGGAGACCTGTGCTTTCCGGAGTTTGGTCCGAAGAGATTCAGAGCTCCCACTGGAGGTGCTGTTGTGTTCTCCTGCTCGCTGCTCCATGAGGCACAGGCGGTGACGCGCGGATCGCGCTACGCGTTCCTGCCTTTCTTTTACGATGAAGCAGGAGCGGAACTTCGCAAGAAAAACGCTGGCTCGATTTCACTTGAGGTGCCATCGTAAAGGCCGTTGTGAGGCAGGTCGCCACGAATGACATTGAGCTCGCCGATCGCCTGCGAACGTTCGATGGTCACGAACTACGACATGAGCGGCTTAGGCGATCTCTCTCTCCTTGGCCAAAAATCGTCATCACCTGTCAAGTACGTTTCACTGGTGTGCTTGAGAACGGCACTCCCGCCATTCGCCAACTGGGCCGTGCCTGCTGGAGCGGCTCGCGTACCTCTCTCAAACGAGTCGTTTACCACTTACGTTTCGAACAGCTCTTACAACTTAGACAGCTAGCGCGCATCCTCCCGAGCCTTGCAGAGCCTCAACGGCGTGACGGCCGGGGCAACCCCACCACAGAGGCTTAATAGGACCAACCGGGATCCCGCATCTGCTTTGCCGCATCTACGAAGAGCACGAGCTTCATGTACTGTTATCGGCTTCCGGTGGACACAGAGTGCCTGGCGCTGCCATCGTGCCCCCAGCCACTTTCTGGTTTTCACCTAGTAAACTCGAACGCTTGAGTCTGTTTGTTGCCTATTCAGAAGGTTAGCGGCTTAGGTCAGATTTCGAGGCGAATTAGGTGGCACCCGTTAGGCAGACGTTGAGCAGCCGGAGTGCTGCTGCTGATTACTACATTTGAGAGCGGCTCGATTGCAGAGGAAGAACGATCAAGCCGCGTTTTGGACACGCAAGCAGCCAGGACGGCAGTTGATCCTTATAGTCGCACTCGAAAACGTGCGGCGTACAAAAGGTCCGAAGAACGGGCGGCCTGGTGCGCATACCAGGCCGCCCAACGCACAGGTATAGAGCGACGTGCTCAGAACAGCCGAGCTGCTAAGTCC is part of the Sphingomicrobium sp. genome and encodes:
- a CDS encoding 2OG-Fe(II) oxygenase yields the protein MRRLIVGEAAPWFDGREVAGNPRFAFDQAGGRWVLLLFADTMGDDRTRSAFEWVMHNRTLFDDRRTAFFGITTDPQDVAQRRVTQELPGIRWFFDEHRSVSRAYGAVAERESFEEYHPHWVLLDPTMRVHAVADLQDAQDIIGLMRTAAEAGSIPSPQAPVLIVPNILPPEMCRQLIATFETRGGRKSGFMRQIGDRTHLVVDSRAKRRSDYNIEEPQLRAALKSRISLALLPMIYRAFQFKVTRIERYTVAKYDGIEKGFFTAHRDNTTAGTAHRKFACTINLNSDDYEGGDLCFPEFGPKRFRAPTGGAVVFSCSLLHEAQAVTRGSRYAFLPFFYDEAGAELRKKNAGSISLEVPS